One segment of Leptodactylus fuscus isolate aLepFus1 chromosome 7, aLepFus1.hap2, whole genome shotgun sequence DNA contains the following:
- the LOC142213818 gene encoding phospholipase B1, membrane-associated-like, whose translation MKMVATQLTVIVCCLYLHQVCGLDWMGNYMDGMKEQISQFGLQQFPEKYTGWIHGGRSFECPDMSPSIEPPTTADYVRPADVKIVAALGDSLTAAIGANATNVLQIPTEYRQLSWSIGGYSNLSDLITLPNILKTFNPHVVGFAKRSTLSYKPAALEDAGLNLAVTGANTYELSEQVRRLIDTLKTLPGISFEDDWKVITIFIGANDLCDYCKDKTLFSAENFIQYMTESLDMLQEELPRSIVNVVQLFHIHRLRQVNDHSLGCVLQRYFCSCVIQPTENSPELLEIMELNHQFQERLERLIQTSGRYDTKKDFAVVLQPFMKDIEPAVDQDGLIDYSYITPDCFHLTVKGHEQMARGLWNNMLQPEGNKSLMKRFSDEVKLICPSETQPYIYTRRTESETTRSSASRISALMITLLCSTVMVVST comes from the exons ATGAAGATGGTGGCCACACAGTTGACGGTGATAGTCTGCTGCTTGTACCTGCACCAAGTATGTG GTTTGGATTGGATGGGGAATTACATGGATGGAATGAAAGAACAGATCTCCCAGTTTGGGCTGCAG CAATTTCCTGAAAAGTACACAGGGTGGATTCATGGTGGAAGAAGCTTTGAATgcccagacatgtccccctccattgaACCCCCTACCACAg CTGACTACGTGAGACCCGCAGATGTGAAGATTGTGGCAGCCCTAGGTGACTCCTTGACG GCGGCAATTGGTGCAAATGCAACAAACGTATTACAGATCCCAACAGAATATCGTCAGCTCTCCTGGAG TATTGGAGGCTACAGCAACCTGTCTGACCTTATTACATTACCCA ATATTCTCAAAACTTTTAACCCTCATGTCGTTGGATTTGCAAAGAGGAGCACATTGAGCTACAAACCAGCTGCCCTGGAGGATGCAGGACTGAACCTTGCTGTGACAGGAGCCAATACCTA TGAGTTGTCAGAGCAGGTGAGGCGTCTGATCGATACTCTGAAGACTTTGCCG GGGATCAGCTTTGAGGATGACTGGAAAGTCATCACCATATTCATTGGTGCTAATGACCTATGTGACTACTGCAAAGACAAG ACTCTGTTCTCTGCAGAAAATTTCATCCAGTACATGACCGAGTCTCTGGATATGCTGCAGGAAGAG CTTCCCAGATCCATTGTTAATGTGGTTCAGCTATTCCACATCCATCGTCTTCGGCAGGTGAATGATCACAGTCTGGGCTGCGTCCTGCAGAG ATACTTCTGCTCCTGCGTGATACAACCTACAGAAAATTCCCCAGAACTTCTTGAGATAATGGAATTGAACCACCAGTTCCAG GAGCGGCTGGAGCGGCTTATCCAGACATCTGGAAGATATGATACAAAGAAAGACTTTGCTGTGGTTttgcagccatttatgaaggacatTGAACCAGCCGTGGACCAG GATGGTTTAATTGACTATTCTTACATTACTCCAGATTGTTTTCATCTCACTGTCAAAGGTCATGAACAAATGGCAAGAGGACTATGGAACAATATG CTTCAGCCAGAAGGAAACAAATCTCTCATGAAGAGGTTCTCGGACGAGGTGAAGCTCATATGTCCATCAGAG